The Amycolatopsis mongoliensis genome includes a window with the following:
- a CDS encoding MarR family winged helix-turn-helix transcriptional regulator, with amino-acid sequence MTKDLGALCAGAARALAEAERPVLEEHGLSMWQYVVLSALSPGAAPSQLALAQQIHYDKTRLIALLDGLVEEGLVSRSPDPSDRRARVVRLTEPGIRRHAAVRDAIRVVEERLLAGLSPEERRGLRTGLAHLAQPD; translated from the coding sequence GTGACCAAGGATCTCGGGGCGTTGTGCGCCGGAGCGGCCCGCGCACTGGCCGAGGCCGAACGCCCGGTGCTGGAGGAGCACGGCCTCTCGATGTGGCAGTACGTGGTGCTGTCGGCGCTCTCCCCGGGGGCGGCCCCCAGTCAGCTGGCGCTGGCCCAGCAGATCCACTACGACAAGACGCGGTTGATCGCGCTGCTGGACGGGCTGGTCGAGGAGGGGCTGGTGAGCCGTTCGCCGGATCCGTCGGACCGCCGGGCCCGGGTGGTCCGGCTGACGGAACCCGGGATCCGGCGGCACGCGGCGGTGCGGGACGCGATCCGGGTGGTGGAGGAGCGGCTGCTGGCGGGGTTGAGCCCGGAGGAGCGGCGGGGGCTGCGGACGGGGCTGGCCCACCTGGCCCAGCCGGACTGA